One genomic segment of Trichoplusia ni isolate ovarian cell line Hi5 chromosome 5, tn1, whole genome shotgun sequence includes these proteins:
- the LOC113494236 gene encoding eukaryotic translation initiation factor 2 subunit 1, with translation MPLSCRFYQEKYPEVEDVVMVNVRSIAEMGAYVHLLEYNNIEGMILLSELSRRRIRSINKLIRVGKTEPVVVIRVDKEKGYIDLSKRRVSAEDIDKCTERYAKAKAVNSILRHVAELLHYESSEQLEELYKRTAWLFEEKYKKKASAYDFFKQAAVDPSVLNECGLDENTKEVLLANIKRKLTSQAVKIRADIECACYGYEGIDAVRAALKAGLALSTVDLPIKINLIAPPLYVMTTSTPEKADGLKALQDAIDKIKETIDTAGGVFNVQMAPKVVTASDEAELARQMERAEAENAEVAGDSAEEDEDQGMGDVRMDDEPQQNGASDEEEG, from the exons aTGCCTCTTTCGTGTCGGTTTTATCAAGAAAAGTATCCTGAGGTGGAAGATGTGGTGATGGTGAACGTCAGGTCCATCGCGGAGATGGGCGCGTACGTCCACCTGCTagaatacaataatattgaGGGCATGATCTTGCTCTCCGAGTTGTCCAGACGTCGTATCAGATCCATCAACAAATTGATCAGAGTGGGCAAGACTGAGCCCGTGGTCGTCATCAGAGTGGACAAAGAGAAAG GTTACATAGACTTGTCAAAACGTCGTGTATCAGCCGAGGACATAGATAAGTGTACAGAGAGGTACGCCAAGGCTAAAGCGGTGAACTCCATCCTGCGTCACGTGGCAGAGCTTCTGCACTACGAGAGCTCGGAACAGTTGGAGGAGCTTTACAAAAGGACAGCATGGCTCTTTGAAGAGAAATATAAGAAGAAGGCCTCTGCTTATGATTTCTTCAAACAAGCAGCTGT AGACCCATCAGTGTTAAATGAGTGTGGTCTTGACGAGAACACTAAAGAAGTCCTTCTAGCCAACATCAAGAGGAAGCTGACGTCACAAGCAGTCAAGATTAGGGCTGACATTGAATGTGCATGCTACGGTTATGAGGGCATTGACGCCGTCCGTGCTGCATTGAAGGCAGGGCTCGCACTCTCCACTGTGGACTTGCCTATCAAGATCAATCTCATTGCTCCACCCTTGTATG taaTGACGACGTCAACTCCCGAGAAGGCTGACGGTCTCAAGGCGTTGCAGGATGCCATAGACAAAATCAAGGAGACCATAGACACCGCCGGCGGTGTGTTCAACGTGCAAATGGCG CCTAAGGTGGTGACAGCGTCTGACGAAGCTGAGCTGGCGAGACAGATGGAGCGTGCGGAGGCCGAGAACGCGGAGGTCGCTGGAGACTCCGCCGAGGAAGACGAGGACCAAG